The proteins below come from a single Chiloscyllium punctatum isolate Juve2018m chromosome 22, sChiPun1.3, whole genome shotgun sequence genomic window:
- the LOC140493686 gene encoding dispanin subfamily A member 2b-like, which translates to MEFRADNVPLSTRSYPYQGLKDDEQTASTTVVNVAPNVTSVRDHFLWSIFNFAFMNFCCLGFVAMVFSVKSRDRKVVGDAEGARHYASTARALNIAATVLTVLVLIIGIVMIFVSLSMVNRVIEHEKQEHPDVFGGWN; encoded by the exons ATGGAGTTCCGAGCTGACAATGTACCGCTGAGCACCCGCAGCTACCCTTACCAGGGGCTGAAGGACGACGAGCAGACGGCGAGCACCACCGTCGTTAACGTGGCCCCGAATGTGACCTCGGTCcgagaccacttcctctggtccATCTTCAACTTCGCCTTCATGAACTTCTGCTGCCTGGGCTTCGTGGCGATGGTCTTCTCGGTCAAA TCTAGAGATCGGAAAGTTGTGGGAGATGCAGAAGGAGCTCGGCATTATGCATCTACAGCTCGAGCACTCAACATTGCGGCCACAGTGCTGACTGTTCTTGTCCTTATAATCGGCATTGTGATGATCTTCGTTAGCCTGTCTATGGTGAATAGAGTCATTGAACATGAAAAACAAGAGCACCCTGACGTCTTtggaggttggaattga